The following are encoded together in the Oceanispirochaeta sp. M1 genome:
- the deoD gene encoding purine-nucleoside phosphorylase, translating to MFIPTPHIEAVDKKLIAKTILMPGDPLRAKYIAETFLENIVQFNAVRGINGYTGEYKGRKISVMASGMGMPSIGIYSYELYKFYDVENIIRIGSCGTYTKDLKLFDVVLVEDAWSESTYAKVQSGNTVDILRASVELNSKLEKISVELEIPLIRIRIHSSDVFYRNNLDEYKAIRDKYNCSAVEMESFALFSNAQELGKKAACLLSVSDSLIEEVGISSADRQMAFTSMIKIALEMAEN from the coding sequence ATGTTCATACCAACACCACATATTGAAGCTGTAGACAAAAAACTGATAGCAAAAACTATTTTGATGCCGGGAGATCCTCTCCGGGCTAAATATATCGCCGAGACATTTCTTGAAAATATTGTTCAGTTTAACGCTGTTAGGGGGATTAATGGTTATACGGGGGAATATAAGGGAAGAAAAATCTCTGTTATGGCTTCGGGCATGGGAATGCCGAGCATTGGGATTTACTCCTATGAACTGTACAAGTTTTATGATGTTGAAAATATTATCAGAATTGGTTCCTGTGGAACCTACACAAAAGATCTCAAATTATTTGATGTGGTCTTAGTCGAAGATGCCTGGTCAGAATCAACCTATGCTAAAGTTCAATCGGGAAATACTGTTGATATATTAAGAGCTTCAGTTGAACTGAACAGTAAACTGGAGAAAATATCGGTGGAGCTCGAGATCCCTCTCATAAGGATAAGAATCCATTCATCTGATGTTTTTTACAGAAATAATCTTGATGAATATAAAGCAATTAGAGACAAATACAATTGTTCTGCAGTGGAGATGGAATCTTTCGCACTATTTTCAAACGCACAGGAATTAGGTAAAAAAGCGGCCTGTTTGCTCTCTGTATCCGATTCTCTGATTGAAGAAGTGGGAATATCCAGTGCCGACAGGCAGATGGCATTTACCAGCATGATTAAAATTGCTCTGGAAATGGCAGAGAACTAA
- a CDS encoding tripartite tricarboxylate transporter permease, with the protein MEYLVPGLLEVLSMQNLLLINFGILLGMIFGAIPGLTGVLGMTLCLPLTFSMEPVTAIVFLLGIYCGGAFGGSITAILIGTPGTGQAAATLLDGYPLAKKGYAYKALMMALVASCIGGFISALSLIAFAPIIARFAMKFGPPEYFVLAIFGLSIVGAISGKDIVKGILMGCVGFFLAMIGLDNISGVFRFTFDSMYLYGGLSFIGILMGVFAISKVMIDMSDHFYHKKSVVQIPSDEEISLDTHDKLTLSDMKNSIRTIFKSSAIGVVIGAIPAAGGGIAAFMSYNEAKRSSKHPETFGQGEIEGVAAAESANNAITGSSLIPMLTVGIPGSGGAAALMGALTIQGLAPGPMLFKDFGFEMYAIMIGLILINIFMYFQGIGLMRFFVKVTKVPDSFILASLVFLCAAGTYSAGRNIFDVFILMGSGIVFFVFHRFNYPLIPVVLGFILGSLAEDNFRRTLVMSNGSLSIFLNRPICIVFIVLTVLILIGVARQNSRADKKIQGSI; encoded by the coding sequence ATGGAATACTTGGTTCCCGGTTTGCTGGAAGTACTATCAATGCAGAATCTTCTGCTAATCAATTTCGGTATCCTTCTGGGGATGATTTTCGGAGCGATACCAGGCCTTACCGGTGTTCTGGGAATGACTCTATGTCTACCTCTGACATTTTCCATGGAACCCGTGACAGCTATTGTATTTCTATTGGGTATATATTGCGGAGGAGCTTTTGGAGGGTCTATCACGGCCATTCTGATCGGGACGCCCGGTACAGGACAAGCCGCAGCGACTTTGCTGGATGGTTATCCATTAGCAAAAAAAGGATATGCCTATAAAGCGCTTATGATGGCTTTAGTGGCTTCCTGCATCGGTGGATTTATCAGTGCGCTTAGCCTAATCGCCTTTGCTCCGATAATCGCCCGATTTGCTATGAAATTCGGTCCTCCAGAATATTTTGTATTAGCTATTTTTGGTCTTTCCATAGTCGGAGCTATTAGCGGTAAGGATATAGTTAAAGGAATTTTAATGGGATGTGTCGGTTTCTTTCTGGCCATGATCGGGCTGGATAATATATCGGGTGTATTCCGATTTACTTTTGATTCCATGTATCTCTATGGTGGATTATCTTTTATTGGCATATTGATGGGAGTCTTTGCTATCAGTAAGGTCATGATCGATATGAGTGATCATTTTTATCATAAAAAAAGCGTTGTTCAGATCCCGAGTGATGAGGAAATCTCTCTTGATACCCATGATAAACTAACTTTATCTGATATGAAAAATTCTATAAGAACGATTTTCAAGTCCTCAGCCATAGGTGTTGTCATCGGGGCCATTCCTGCAGCAGGCGGAGGAATAGCCGCTTTTATGAGCTATAATGAAGCTAAGCGTTCATCCAAACATCCTGAGACCTTCGGACAGGGGGAAATTGAAGGTGTAGCTGCAGCAGAATCTGCCAATAACGCCATAACCGGATCCTCATTGATCCCTATGCTGACTGTGGGAATTCCGGGAAGTGGAGGTGCTGCCGCCCTGATGGGAGCTTTAACTATTCAGGGCTTGGCTCCAGGTCCTATGCTGTTTAAGGACTTTGGTTTTGAAATGTACGCCATTATGATAGGTCTGATTCTGATTAATATCTTTATGTACTTTCAGGGGATAGGCTTGATGCGATTCTTCGTCAAAGTGACTAAAGTTCCCGATTCTTTTATTCTCGCATCTCTGGTTTTCCTTTGCGCTGCCGGTACATATTCGGCCGGTCGGAATATCTTCGATGTCTTTATACTAATGGGTTCCGGCATTGTCTTTTTTGTGTTCCACAGATTTAATTATCCTCTTATCCCTGTGGTTCTGGGTTTTATTCTAGGATCGCTGGCCGAAGATAATTTCCGAAGAACGCTGGTTATGTCTAACGGCAGTCTTTCCATTTTTCTGAACAGGCCCATATGTATTGTTTTTATAGTTTTGACTGTTCTTATATTGATCGGCGTTGCACGCCAGAACAGCCGAGCCGATAAAAAGATTCAAGGAAGTATTTAG
- a CDS encoding tripartite tricarboxylate transporter TctB family protein: MKIRVKRDLTSGLFLMFLTVVIWFIIPIQISVSNDSAAGAQLFPKIIIAAMFCLSVIIFLRSLIGKKDKTIEFDLKVEWEIALYALGIILYVIMLDLTGFIISTLLFSMITLWIFKSRRMVYLFMVLFVLAVYFLFTLVLGIILP, translated from the coding sequence GTGAAAATTCGTGTAAAAAGGGACTTAACCAGCGGTTTGTTTTTAATGTTTCTAACTGTTGTTATCTGGTTTATTATACCGATTCAGATTTCCGTATCCAATGACTCGGCTGCTGGTGCTCAGTTGTTCCCTAAGATAATAATTGCTGCCATGTTCTGCCTTTCGGTCATCATATTTCTAAGATCTTTGATAGGTAAAAAAGACAAAACAATAGAATTCGATCTTAAGGTTGAATGGGAAATTGCTTTATATGCACTCGGCATCATACTTTATGTTATTATGCTGGATCTTACAGGATTCATTATATCGACGCTTCTTTTCAGCATGATAACATTATGGATTTTTAAATCTCGTAGAATGGTTTATTTGTTTATGGTGCTTTTTGTATTAGCTGTATATTTCCTGTTCACTTTGGTGCTCGGGATTATTCTTCCTTAA
- a CDS encoding YgjV family protein, which translates to MDNITIFGTFASILIAISLTMKNIKLLRLVNCFGAVLFSIYGYIIGAIPVLVVNAFIVVIDIYYYIALISNKE; encoded by the coding sequence ATGGATAATATAACAATTTTTGGAACTTTTGCATCAATTCTTATTGCAATATCTTTGACTATGAAAAATATAAAATTACTTAGATTGGTGAATTGTTTTGGTGCAGTTCTTTTTTCTATTTATGGTTATATTATCGGTGCAATACCTGTTTTAGTCGTAAATGCTTTTATTGTAGTGATTGATATTTATTACTACATCGCCCTGATTTCTAATAAAGAATAG